Genomic DNA from Scatophagus argus isolate fScaArg1 chromosome 15, fScaArg1.pri, whole genome shotgun sequence:
TCAGTCTGGAGCTGATGATCCAATTCTGTGTAACACAACActtaaaactgtatttcatgACCGGAGCCACGTATGTACCTATTTGAAGATGCTGCAGGATCCCTGAAAggtgtcatgtgactgtttgtctggTGCCCTGCCCCTACCAGGTGTGCCTCGCTCTTCTGACATTGTGTGAACAGTAAAATCGGACGGTGCTGAGGGCATCAGCCACGAGTATTTAAGTGTGGAGAAGATGCGACTGATATTCAGACCGGGGAAAGACGAGGAACCGCAATCGCACCTCTGTGGTGAGTCCTTCTTGTTCCTGTGGATGTTGTAAGGAAACTGAGCGGAAGTTTTCTTTGAGCTCTTTGGCATAGAAAATTGAACCAAAATGCAGACCTGACTCGCTGTAGGCTACAATATATTGGCACTGAATGCTGTTTCTAACAGAGATGAACTGTGTGATATTTCCACAGTCCATTCCAGCTGTAGAGCGCTGAGAGAATCACCCCTGAGCCATGCGTCCTCTCGTGGTTTCTGCCATCTTACTTCTGGTGGCTCTGATGCACATGGCGGAGGCTAACGTTGGTAAGAATCACCCCATCACTAATGTTCTACACAGAGGAACCCAACAGGAAgccaaacatgacaaactttCTTCTGTCTTAAAGCTACAATTTCTAGAATCTGTAACAGCAAGTATCCAGACGTAAAATGCAATGTGAAAGACTGGTACAGGCTGGATAACAAGCGATGCATGAAGATCTACGTACAATTCCTGACCTTTTCTGATGCagaggtgacacacactcacatatgtgAGAATGGGGACACAAATTCCTTTCAGACAGTCGTGGTGAAATGgatgtgattcttcttcttatttctctttatttcagaAACGTTGTAAGGCAGACGGTGGGCAACTGGTGTCAATACACAACCTTGACAACTATGACAAAGTGCTGTGTAACATGTTCAGGTTTGCTATTAGGAAACAGGTTTTCTGGATTGGAGCCAGGAGAGGTCGGGTGAGTCCTGAATTCCTCTGTACATACATAAGGAAGATGAGTGAGTGGAGAGCTGATGGACGGATGAATCAAATACTGCgatgactgacagaaagaaaaatgctgtttcttcttcccatttgactgaccttttctttctAGCATGGCTTTTATTGGGTTGATGGAAGTGGACGCATGGGGTTCAGCAGATGGGCGTCACGCCAACCAGACAACTGGTTTTTCAGGGAGCACTGTGTCGAGATGAATTACGGGAGTAAGTTAGAAAGAAATGGGGCAGTGGGAGTGTTTATGAATCAAAggggtgaagaaaataaatggcGTAACTTATCTGTACATAACAACAAAAGGTTATTCAGTCTTGACTCTGACTTCATGTCATTAAACCAGTGGAGGATTCAGACAGAGTGTTTTAATTTACGTAAATGTTGAATTCACATAATGACACGGctggtgttcatgttgtgttttccaggttgggGACGTTGGAACGATGAAAACTGCAATTCCAAGAGGCCCTTTATGTGTGCCAAAAACATGTGATCATCATCAGTAATGTTTGATTGACAAGatgatcttttaaaatgtgctgcagctgggcTTGTTTCATGGCAACCactgcaaacatgcagcaagTTTTAAGCAttatgaaaaaagaacaaaaaaatgactcCAATAAACTAtcagcatcagaaaacacacgTCCAtggttcttgttttatttgtgtgttctgcTCACATGATTGTTGGTGCCATTGTGGAGGTACTCAAAAAGAATCCATCCATCTGTACTGATGTCATCACAtcaatgcaaaacacaaactattAAAATATGAATCTGTAGAGACATAATGCAGACTGATGCTGCAGCATGTTTTGTAAATGATGACCGTTTAATGAGGGTTCTCCATGTGGGTGTTGGTTAGATACAGGTTCCTATTCTTTCCAAAAGTTTTCCAGCTTTCTTTTCAATACGGCGCCTGACTAactcaaaaattaaaatatatgaaagacCTTTCAGCGATGATGTGTTTATGCCCATGTTTTACCATTGTGTGCAAACAAACTTTGTTCATCCTTCTGGTTATTTGTGGTGTTTGAAGTAAGACAAGACGAGCATCGGGAAGATGTTTCCAATTCACCAATGGATATGaattgaagtgaactgcagaaTAATGGAGCAAATACTCATAGGCAGATTTACTTCATTCATCTTTTGCCcaggcagcacaaagacagctcaCTGAAGTGTCACCGGTTTCCCCACCAGAGGGAAACTCCTGGAGAGCTCTCAAATTCCTGAGGAAACAGAATGATGATGCTGTCTAAAGTCTAAAACTTTCAGGTTGGCTTCATGCCATTTCTataacaatcaaacaaacagttacatttcatcatcagtttCCTGTTACTCACATCTTGTACCATCATGCGAGATCCTGCAGCTTTTTGTCGGAAATTTAACAAAGTTTTAAGTTTCCTCTGACATGAGCAAATAGGAGGGGAGGGCTCTTACACACAGTAAGGGAATTCCCTACGACTGTCATTAGCTGACAGGCTGATTGTGCTGGCAAAATATTATTTCCTCTCCTTACacattttatatgaaaaatattACTACAAACAGCTAACAAATTGGATAATGGCATCGATAATGGCACTCTGGATAAACTTGTCAAACTATGGAGCTGAagatattcatttgaaaatgtctttcctCCAACCTCCACACACTAATGAtctcattgttttgtctttttgtttcctctccatAGGGGGAACCTTACACTGTTAACTGTACAAGTGAGTATAATTTCAAGAATTTCGTTCTAATAACTGACGGTTACGACGGTCATTGTACGCTGCCACCGGTGAGCAcaattgattaaaaacaaaaccctgtcAGTCAACGTACATGTTATAATGATCAGAATTTACTCTAATGGTATAATTGCTGCATTGGTTATTAATATTTACTTCCTTTGTTCTCTCACATTTGCTTCTGAAGAGCATTTCTTTTCACCCCATCCTCCAACATCACTATGTACTGCAGACCATCAGTAATcaagtatgtttgtgttttctgaagatGTCAGACTGAGCTGCTGAACCCAATGGCCCATGTGGCTCACcagacagaaggaaggaaggcaCTAAATTCAGACCTTACATGCAAGTACATCATTCTCATTGCACAGTTAGTAAGCACATGCCCAAGACCCTGACACTTTTGAAAAGCAACCAGTTTGCCAGTTTTGCCAGTCCCAAATCTTGTGGTGTTTGCAGGAGGCCATTTCTTTTCTGGGGTCAGATTGACCACATCATTCCCCCTCAGATTGTACGTGAAGATCAAGAATCCCTTGGTTACTCAGGGTAATCCACAAATATCTCATCAGacagttttcactgtttccacCAGAGCCACATAGTCAATTAATGTCAGtcgactgacagaaaattaatctgcaacaaGGTTTTTGACTGATTAGTCTTTGTTAGTCAAGCAAACTT
This window encodes:
- the LOC124072508 gene encoding C-type lectin lectoxin-Lio2-like, with translation MRPLVVSAILLLVALMHMAEANVATISRICNSKYPDVKCNVKDWYRLDNKRCMKIYVQFLTFSDAEKRCKADGGQLVSIHNLDNYDKVLCNMFRFAIRKQVFWIGARRGRHGFYWVDGSGRMGFSRWASRQPDNWFFREHCVEMNYGSWGRWNDENCNSKRPFMCAKNM